The nucleotide sequence TCTCCAGTGGAGGTCCGCATGGTCTCACGCCTGATCCAGAAAATTTCACGCACCAAGAACACTGTCCCAGGCGACCTGGTCCTGGTAGGGGAGCAGAAAGAATGGTCCGCCGTAATCCGGGTGATGGAGTACGATGAGAACGAGGTGCTGGAAAAGGAGATCACCTCCATCGAGGAATGCGAGCGGTTCTACGGCACCCAGCGGGTCACCTGGCTCTCGCTGGAGGGCCTGCACGACCTGAAAGCCGTGGAGCAGGCGGGCGCCTGTTTCCATATCGACCCCCTGGTGCTGGAGGACATTGTCAACACCGGGCAGCGGCCGAAAATGGAGGATTTCGACACCCACCTGTTCGTGGTGCTCAAAGCCCTGCGGTTCAGCCACGACAGCGGAGAGGTGGTGACCGACCAGGTGGCGGTGGTGTTCACCGCCAGCGAGGTAATCACTTTCCAGGAGGAGCGCGGCGGGCTGTTCGAACACCTGCGCGAGCGCATCCGGCGCGGCAAGGGCAAGCTGCGCCGCCTGGGCACCGACTACCTGGCATACGCAATCATCGACTCGGTGGTGGATAACTATTTCGGCGTGCTGGAAGAAATCGGCGAGCGGATCGAGTTCCTGGAGGATGAGCTGGTCTCGGACCCGGATGAGTACACCCTGCACGAAATCTACCGCCTGAAACGCGAGGTGATTTTCCTGCGGAAGACTGTCTGGCCGCTGCGCGAGCTGGTGGCCTCGCTCTGCCGCCGCGACAGCGACCTGATCCGCGAGAGCACCATCCCGTTCCTGCGCGACACCTACGACCACACGGTGCAGGTGATCGAGACCATCGAGACTTTCCGCGACGTGCTCTCGGGGATGCTGGATATGTATATGTCCAGCCTGTCGAACAAGATGAACGCGGTGATGAAGGTGCTGACCGTGATCGCCACCCTGTTCATGCCGTTGACATTCATCGCCGGGCTGTACGGGATGAATTTCAAGCACATGCCCGAGCTGGAGTGGCCCTGGGGCTACGCTTTCGCCCTGCTGCTGATGGCGGCGGTGACAGTGGTCATGCTGGTCTATTTCCGGCGCAAGGACTG is from bacterium and encodes:
- the corA gene encoding magnesium/cobalt transporter CorA, which encodes MVSRLIQKISRTKNTVPGDLVLVGEQKEWSAVIRVMEYDENEVLEKEITSIEECERFYGTQRVTWLSLEGLHDLKAVEQAGACFHIDPLVLEDIVNTGQRPKMEDFDTHLFVVLKALRFSHDSGEVVTDQVAVVFTASEVITFQEERGGLFEHLRERIRRGKGKLRRLGTDYLAYAIIDSVVDNYFGVLEEIGERIEFLEDELVSDPDEYTLHEIYRLKREVIFLRKTVWPLRELVASLCRRDSDLIRESTIPFLRDTYDHTVQVIETIETFRDVLSGMLDMYMSSLSNKMNAVMKVLTVIATLFMPLTFIAGLYGMNFKHMPELEWPWGYAFALLLMAAVTVVMLVYFRRKDWL